A genome region from Paludibacterium sp. B53371 includes the following:
- the proB gene encoding glutamate 5-kinase encodes MHSVIHAASRIVVKVGSSLVTNDGKGLDLAALGRWAEEISELKRRGKQVVLVSSGAIAEGCQRLGWATRPKSVDQLQAAAAVGQMGLCQAYETAFRAFGLGTAQILLTHEDLADRTRYLNARSTLTTLLNLNVVPIINENDTVVTDEIRLGDNDTLGALVTNLIEADALVILTDQIGLFTADPRKDPQARLVEDATAGDPVLEEMAGGAGSKVGTGGMLTKILAAKRAAHSGAHTVIACGREHHVLSRLADGERIGTQLQAVTSRMAARKQWLADHLKLSGRIMLDAGAARAIGENGTSLLPIGVEAVEGDFLRGEAVACIAPDGRELARGLVNYSSDEARQIIKVATRDIEGVLGYIGEPELIHRDNMVLS; translated from the coding sequence ATGCATTCGGTCATCCACGCAGCCAGCCGCATTGTCGTCAAGGTCGGCTCCAGTCTGGTCACCAACGACGGCAAGGGGCTCGACCTGGCGGCGCTGGGTCGCTGGGCTGAAGAAATTTCTGAACTCAAACGCCGCGGCAAGCAGGTGGTGCTGGTTTCCAGCGGCGCCATTGCCGAAGGCTGCCAGCGACTGGGCTGGGCGACCCGCCCCAAAAGCGTCGACCAGTTGCAGGCCGCGGCCGCCGTCGGGCAAATGGGTCTGTGTCAGGCTTACGAAACGGCCTTTCGCGCCTTCGGTCTCGGTACCGCACAAATCCTGCTCACCCACGAGGATCTGGCCGACCGCACCCGCTACCTCAACGCCCGCTCGACCCTGACGACACTGCTCAACCTGAACGTGGTGCCGATCATCAATGAAAACGACACCGTGGTAACGGATGAAATCCGGCTGGGGGACAACGATACACTGGGCGCACTGGTCACCAACCTGATCGAAGCCGATGCCCTGGTGATCCTCACCGACCAGATCGGCCTGTTCACTGCGGACCCGCGCAAGGATCCCCAGGCGCGGCTGGTTGAAGATGCCACGGCGGGGGACCCGGTGCTGGAAGAGATGGCAGGCGGTGCAGGCAGCAAGGTCGGTACCGGCGGCATGCTGACCAAGATTCTGGCAGCCAAGCGCGCGGCCCACAGCGGCGCCCACACCGTCATCGCCTGCGGTCGCGAGCACCATGTGCTGTCGCGCCTGGCCGACGGCGAGCGCATCGGCACCCAGTTGCAGGCCGTCACCAGTCGCATGGCGGCACGCAAGCAATGGCTGGCCGACCACCTGAAACTCTCCGGCCGCATCATGCTGGATGCGGGAGCGGCCAGGGCCATCGGCGAAAACGGCACCAGCCTGCTGCCCATCGGGGTGGAGGCGGTCGAGGGCGACTTCCTGCGGGGTGAAGCCGTGGCCTGCATCGCGCCGGACGGCCGCGAACTGGCTCGCGGTCTGGTCAACTACAGCTCGGACGAAGCCCGGCAGATCATCAAGGTCGCCACCCGCGACATTGAGGGCGTGCTCGGTTACATCGGCGAGCCGGAACTGATCCACCGAGACAATATGGTCCTGTCCTGA
- the bioA gene encoding adenosylmethionine--8-amino-7-oxononanoate transaminase: MSNQDWLTRSTQAVWHPCTQMKRHERFPLVPIASAEGAWLSDFDGKRYLDAVSSWWVNLLGHGHPRIKQAIRTQLDQLEHVMLAGFTHRPVIELSERLAALTGLGHAFYGSDGASATEIALKMSFHYWKNSGKGEKCRFISLENSYHGETVGALAVTDVPLFSATYAPLLQRAIRVPTPDARLAQSDETPSAVALRAARALENVLRKHAGETAALILEPLVQGAAGMAMYHPDYLREARRLCDQYQIHLIADEIAVGFGRTGTLFACEQANIRPDFLCLSKGITGGFLPLSCVLTTDEVYQAFYSDDVRDGFLHSHSYTGNPLACSAALAVLDTLQEEDILALNRDKAERFSRLMQPLATRGDVRHFRHQGMIWAFDVETERGDFALAFFAAMLQRGCLLRPIGQSVYFMPPYCLTDSEMSQLIEATCLTLDHLAQGRTEGAAQPPLP, encoded by the coding sequence ATGTCGAATCAAGACTGGCTGACACGCAGCACTCAGGCTGTATGGCACCCCTGCACCCAGATGAAACGTCACGAGCGCTTTCCCCTGGTGCCGATCGCCAGCGCCGAGGGCGCCTGGCTGAGTGACTTCGATGGCAAACGCTATCTCGACGCGGTCAGCTCCTGGTGGGTCAACCTGCTCGGTCACGGCCATCCGCGCATCAAGCAGGCTATCCGCACCCAACTGGATCAGCTGGAGCACGTCATGCTGGCCGGCTTTACCCACCGTCCGGTCATCGAATTATCCGAGCGCCTGGCGGCGCTGACGGGACTGGGCCATGCTTTCTATGGCTCCGATGGCGCCAGCGCCACCGAAATTGCCCTGAAAATGAGCTTCCACTACTGGAAGAACAGCGGCAAAGGGGAGAAGTGTCGGTTTATCAGTCTGGAGAACAGCTATCACGGTGAAACCGTCGGCGCGCTGGCAGTCACGGATGTGCCCCTGTTCTCGGCCACCTATGCCCCGCTGCTTCAGCGCGCCATTCGTGTCCCGACACCGGATGCCCGCCTGGCGCAGTCGGATGAAACGCCAAGTGCCGTCGCACTGCGCGCCGCCCGGGCGCTGGAGAATGTCCTGCGCAAGCATGCAGGGGAGACCGCGGCGCTGATCCTGGAGCCGCTGGTTCAGGGTGCCGCCGGCATGGCCATGTACCATCCGGACTATCTGCGCGAAGCCCGCCGTCTGTGCGACCAGTACCAAATTCACCTGATTGCCGATGAAATCGCCGTCGGTTTTGGCCGCACCGGTACGCTGTTTGCCTGTGAGCAGGCCAACATCCGTCCGGATTTTCTTTGCCTGTCCAAGGGCATCACCGGTGGTTTTCTGCCGCTGTCCTGCGTCCTCACCACCGACGAGGTCTATCAGGCCTTTTACAGCGACGATGTCCGCGACGGCTTTCTGCATTCACACAGCTATACCGGCAACCCGCTGGCCTGCAGCGCTGCACTGGCGGTACTGGACACCCTGCAGGAAGAAGACATCCTGGCGCTGAACCGCGACAAGGCCGAGCGCTTCAGCCGGCTGATGCAGCCTCTCGCCACGCGAGGCGATGTACGCCACTTCCGTCATCAGGGCATGATCTGGGCTTTTGATGTCGAGACAGAACGCGGCGATTTCGCCCTGGCCTTCTTCGCCGCCATGCTGCAACGTGGCTGCCTGTTGCGACCGATCGGCCAGTCGGTGTATTTCATGCCGCCCTACTGCCTGACGGACAGCGAGATGAGCCAGTTGATCGAGGCCACCTGCCTCACACTGGACCACCTGGCGCAGGGCCGGACGGAGGGCGCGGCACAACCTCCGCTGCCCTGA
- a CDS encoding pilin has translation MWHKRVHAGFSLIELMVVVAIVGLLAVTAIPRYQDYTTRAKLTEALQLVAAARVSVAEAMVTRGGWPESLEEAGVEEISSEVVKKIELTKKGNDAVLTVTVHNTGNPQVDGKSFSMRGEMAQSGGTGTVQGADGSERTLNARGVISWRCLPGNASGAEPIPNSFLPANCRSGGK, from the coding sequence ATGTGGCACAAGCGGGTCCATGCGGGCTTTTCCTTGATCGAACTGATGGTGGTGGTGGCGATTGTCGGGCTGCTGGCGGTGACGGCCATACCGCGCTATCAGGACTACACCACCCGGGCAAAACTGACCGAGGCGCTTCAGTTAGTGGCCGCGGCCCGGGTCAGCGTGGCCGAGGCCATGGTGACCCGGGGGGGCTGGCCGGAGAGCCTGGAGGAGGCCGGTGTTGAGGAGATCAGCAGCGAAGTGGTCAAGAAGATCGAATTAACAAAAAAGGGTAATGATGCTGTGTTGACGGTCACGGTGCACAACACGGGTAATCCGCAGGTCGATGGCAAATCCTTTTCCATGCGAGGCGAAATGGCCCAGTCCGGCGGCACGGGGACGGTGCAGGGGGCTGATGGCAGCGAGCGCACCCTCAATGCCCGCGGGGTGATCAGCTGGCGTTGCCTGCCGGGAAATGCCTCCGGGGCGGAACCGATCCCGAATTCATTCTTGCCAGCCAACTGCCGCTCTGGCGGGAAATAA
- a CDS encoding PglL family O-oligosaccharyltransferase, with product MQFRTLTLSMATLFWCLIAIVPFASPIHYVPLPQWWGELMTVWLAFGAGLLLACNGILFERLPRAMIWCLVLALCWAIQPWFVKILFPGMNYATALAFSALAYLAAVTLTLRDELGLPRLTYWLAWALMAGALVQSLIGLTQLTGIAPMLGGVVFYDSSHLTTNIFGHIGQRNQYAHYLMWGMIAGVYLFSTEKLRGRWFLLWMVWLSVMLAYAGSRTVLLYVVAVVLISIVWHARIRTAISRRLMLSMLLACAAIVAGQFLLPYVNQFVALFTHNQQAVSSGVQRLAANGDDMSSRRFAEMYKAWLVFRAHAVHGVGWSQFAAESVRLQALPQFANDGFNSGLFTNAHNLVLQLLAEMGWVITAIVFVGFGWVIWPYFSQKAQVEGVLPLACMAVTLIHSMVEYPLWYLYFLAMLVVFMSLAPLPERGRGTGLGVLWRLVLFAGMVALAVMSVASVRHYSELTGLYTPADNEKIDNPRIARLGQIVRDEPLYAFHALYTLDNYLEATPDNLQQKRAWVDQMAAIRPYPDVLLKQAEMQALVGQEAQAEQTLRLALASFPTYAHDFIEDLKDGPASWQRLRVISSEAYARLPARYRTAPAE from the coding sequence ATGCAATTCAGAACCCTGACCCTGTCGATGGCCACCCTGTTCTGGTGCCTGATTGCCATCGTCCCCTTCGCCTCGCCAATTCACTATGTGCCGCTGCCGCAATGGTGGGGTGAGCTCATGACGGTCTGGCTGGCCTTTGGGGCCGGACTGCTGCTGGCCTGCAACGGCATCCTGTTCGAACGCCTGCCGCGCGCGATGATCTGGTGTCTGGTGCTGGCGCTGTGCTGGGCGATTCAGCCCTGGTTTGTGAAAATCCTGTTCCCCGGCATGAATTACGCCACGGCGCTGGCATTCAGTGCGCTGGCCTATCTGGCAGCCGTGACCCTGACCTTGCGTGATGAGCTGGGTCTGCCGCGCCTGACCTACTGGCTGGCCTGGGCCCTGATGGCCGGGGCGCTGGTGCAATCGCTGATCGGTCTGACGCAGCTGACCGGGATTGCCCCCATGCTGGGCGGCGTGGTGTTTTATGATTCCTCACATCTGACGACCAACATCTTTGGTCATATCGGGCAGCGCAATCAGTACGCGCATTATCTGATGTGGGGCATGATCGCCGGGGTATACCTGTTCTCGACCGAGAAACTGCGCGGGCGCTGGTTCCTGCTGTGGATGGTCTGGCTGTCGGTGATGCTGGCCTATGCCGGCTCGCGTACCGTACTGCTGTACGTGGTGGCCGTGGTGCTGATCAGCATTGTCTGGCATGCCCGGATTCGCACGGCCATTTCGCGCCGGCTGATGCTGTCCATGCTGCTGGCCTGCGCCGCCATTGTGGCGGGCCAGTTCCTGCTGCCATACGTCAATCAGTTTGTGGCGCTGTTTACCCATAATCAGCAGGCCGTATCTTCCGGTGTGCAGCGGCTGGCCGCCAATGGCGACGATATGTCTTCCCGGCGTTTTGCCGAGATGTACAAGGCCTGGCTGGTGTTCCGTGCCCACGCGGTACACGGCGTGGGCTGGTCGCAGTTTGCTGCCGAAAGTGTGCGTCTGCAGGCTTTGCCGCAGTTTGCCAATGATGGTTTTAACAGTGGCCTGTTTACCAATGCCCATAACCTGGTGCTGCAGTTGCTGGCCGAAATGGGCTGGGTGATCACCGCGATTGTCTTCGTTGGTTTCGGCTGGGTGATCTGGCCCTATTTCAGCCAGAAGGCCCAGGTGGAAGGCGTGCTGCCGCTGGCCTGCATGGCGGTGACCCTGATCCACAGCATGGTCGAGTATCCGCTGTGGTATCTGTACTTCCTGGCGATGCTGGTGGTTTTCATGTCGCTGGCGCCCTTGCCGGAACGTGGTCGCGGTACCGGTCTGGGGGTGTTGTGGCGGCTGGTGCTGTTTGCCGGCATGGTGGCGCTGGCGGTGATGTCGGTGGCGTCGGTGCGGCATTACAGCGAGCTGACCGGGCTCTATACCCCGGCAGACAACGAGAAAATCGACAATCCCCGCATTGCTCGCCTGGGGCAGATTGTGCGCGATGAGCCGCTGTACGCCTTCCATGCACTGTATACGCTCGACAATTATCTCGAGGCGACACCGGACAATCTGCAGCAGAAGCGTGCCTGGGTGGATCAGATGGCCGCCATTCGTCCCTATCCGGATGTGTTGCTGAAGCAGGCAGAAATGCAGGCGCTGGTGGGGCAGGAAGCACAGGCCGAACAGACACTGCGTCTGGCGCTGGCTTCGTTCCCGACCTATGCCCATGACTTTATCGAAGATTTGAAGGACGGCCCGGCATCCTGGCAGCGTTTGCGTGTCATCAGCAGTGAGGCTTATGCCAGGCTGCCGGCGCGTTATCGTACCGCCCCGGCCGAATAA
- the rpoH gene encoding RNA polymerase sigma factor RpoH, translating into MTTTFALPVPSTSGSLEQYIQAVNSVPMLTAEEENELATRYHGSNDLEAAKKLVLSHLRVVVSIARGYAGYGLPQADLIQEGNIGLMKAVKRFEPNRGVRLFSFAIHWIKAEIHEFILRNWRLVRIATTKPQRKLFFNLRSMKKNFSALTDAEAQAIADDLGVKREEVLEMETRLTGQDIALVAEEGDDEAFAPIDWLADAETEPTRQLEKKALAQLQTVGLEKALCTLDDRSRRIIEARWLADDSGATLHDLAAEFGVSAERIRQIEAKALGKMKQAMLSQA; encoded by the coding sequence ATGACCACAACTTTTGCATTGCCCGTTCCATCAACCTCCGGCAGTCTGGAGCAGTACATCCAGGCCGTGAACAGCGTCCCGATGCTGACGGCGGAAGAAGAGAACGAGCTGGCAACCCGCTACCACGGATCCAACGATCTGGAAGCGGCGAAAAAGCTCGTGCTCTCGCACCTGCGCGTCGTGGTGTCCATTGCGCGTGGCTATGCCGGTTACGGCCTGCCGCAGGCCGATCTGATCCAGGAAGGCAATATCGGCCTGATGAAGGCAGTCAAGCGCTTCGAGCCCAACCGCGGTGTCCGCCTGTTCTCGTTCGCGATCCACTGGATCAAGGCTGAAATCCACGAATTCATCCTGCGCAACTGGCGCCTGGTGCGCATTGCCACCACCAAGCCGCAGCGCAAGCTGTTCTTCAACCTGCGCAGCATGAAGAAGAACTTTTCCGCACTCACCGATGCAGAAGCACAGGCCATCGCAGATGATCTGGGCGTCAAGCGTGAAGAAGTGCTGGAAATGGAAACTCGCCTGACCGGTCAGGATATCGCCCTGGTGGCGGAAGAAGGCGACGACGAAGCCTTTGCCCCGATCGACTGGCTGGCCGACGCCGAAACCGAGCCGACCCGTCAGCTGGAAAAGAAGGCCCTGGCTCAGCTGCAGACGGTTGGACTGGAAAAAGCACTGTGCACGCTGGATGACCGCAGTCGCCGCATCATCGAAGCGCGCTGGCTGGCCGATGACAGCGGTGCCACCCTGCATGATCTGGCTGCCGAGTTCGGCGTCTCTGCCGAGCGAATCCGCCAGATCGAGGCCAAGGCGCTGGGGAAAATGAAACAGGCGATGCTCAGCCAGGCCTGA
- the ftsX gene encoding permease-like cell division protein FtsX, with amino-acid sequence MKHFFYLHAQSARSALIKIMRQPFGSLLNLLMLSVALALPLSLFVAMASLQDWAGRLTATPQITLYMEQSAEAADISAVNSTLHKHPEVQSFVYISKGQALKDMEARNGLQGLSDGLGSNPLPDAFVVTPTTLDPRELDMLQKELSGLPMVESAQFDASWAKRLFAMISLGRQLTWFLAAVLGVALVLVTHNTIRMQILARRDEIEVTKLIGAPDSFIRRPFIYHALWQGILAALIAWGLTSWLALIANPPIQAFARLYNEHVSLRMLQPVELAVFIGGAALLAVIGARLAADHHLRHIGPR; translated from the coding sequence ATGAAACACTTCTTCTATCTGCACGCACAAAGCGCCCGCAGCGCCCTGATCAAGATTATGCGCCAGCCCTTTGGCAGCCTGCTCAACCTGCTGATGCTGTCGGTGGCCCTGGCGCTGCCGCTGTCGCTGTTTGTCGCCATGGCCAGCCTGCAGGACTGGGCCGGCCGGCTCACGGCCACGCCGCAAATCACGCTGTATATGGAGCAAAGCGCCGAGGCGGCCGACATTTCTGCCGTCAACAGCACCTTGCACAAGCACCCCGAAGTGCAATCCTTCGTCTACATCAGCAAGGGTCAGGCACTGAAAGACATGGAAGCGCGCAACGGCCTGCAGGGCCTGTCGGACGGACTGGGCAGCAACCCGCTGCCCGACGCCTTCGTCGTCACCCCGACCACACTCGACCCGCGCGAACTGGACATGCTGCAAAAAGAGCTATCCGGCCTGCCAATGGTCGAGAGCGCCCAATTCGATGCCAGCTGGGCCAAGCGCCTGTTCGCCATGATCTCGCTCGGCCGCCAGCTCACCTGGTTCCTGGCCGCGGTGCTGGGCGTAGCCCTGGTCCTGGTCACCCACAACACCATTCGTATGCAGATCCTGGCCCGGCGCGATGAAATCGAAGTCACCAAGCTCATCGGCGCACCGGACAGCTTTATCCGCCGCCCGTTCATCTACCACGCGCTGTGGCAGGGCATTCTGGCCGCCCTGATCGCCTGGGGGCTCACCAGCTGGCTGGCGCTGATTGCCAATCCGCCGATTCAGGCCTTTGCCCGTCTCTATAACGAGCACGTCTCCCTGCGCATGCTTCAGCCTGTAGAACTGGCGGTATTCATCGGTGGCGCCGCCCTGCTGGCGGTGATTGGCGCCCGTCTTGCCGCCGACCACCACCTGCGGCATATCGGGCCACGCTGA
- the ftsE gene encoding cell division ATP-binding protein FtsE, with product MIQFDQVSKRYPGGIEALKNLSFSIDTGEMVFLAGHSGAGKSTLLKLIAGIERATQGGVLVNGQNLTRMRNNQICFIRQHIGMVFQDHKILFDRNVFDNVMLPLDIIGFDRRDAARRVRAALDKVGLLGREKSMPIRLSGGEQQRLCIARAVVHRPSILIADEPSANLDRAYALDIMELFKSFHQVGATVVISAHDETLMEDYGRRIIRLREGQFAA from the coding sequence ATGATTCAGTTTGACCAGGTGAGCAAGCGTTACCCCGGTGGCATTGAGGCACTGAAGAACCTGTCCTTTTCCATCGACACCGGCGAAATGGTTTTCCTGGCGGGGCACTCCGGCGCAGGCAAGTCCACCCTGCTGAAGCTGATCGCCGGTATCGAGCGTGCGACCCAGGGTGGCGTGCTGGTCAATGGCCAGAACCTTACCCGCATGCGCAACAATCAGATCTGCTTCATTCGCCAGCATATCGGCATGGTGTTCCAGGACCACAAAATCCTGTTCGACCGCAACGTCTTCGATAATGTGATGTTGCCACTGGACATCATCGGCTTCGACCGGCGCGACGCCGCGCGACGCGTGCGTGCAGCGCTGGACAAGGTCGGTCTGCTGGGGCGGGAGAAATCCATGCCCATCCGCTTGTCCGGTGGTGAGCAGCAGCGCCTGTGCATCGCCCGCGCCGTCGTGCACCGTCCCTCCATCCTGATCGCCGACGAACCTTCGGCCAATCTGGACCGTGCCTACGCACTGGACATCATGGAACTGTTCAAATCCTTCCATCAGGTTGGGGCCACCGTGGTGATCTCGGCGCACGACGAAACCCTGATGGAGGATTACGGCCGCCGCATCATCCGTCTGAGAGAAGGACAATTCGCCGCATGA
- the ftsY gene encoding signal recognition particle-docking protein FtsY produces MFSFFKKKSDTDVSEVEAAPREPSDTPAIPQRSWTERLKSGLAKTRDKLGKNLASLFGGGQIDEALYEELETVLLTADMGVDATEHLLREVRARVSLRGLKDSTELKQTLKDVLYELIAPLEVPLDTSQGKPFVIMMAGVNGAGKTTSIGKLAKYFQNQNKSVLLAAGDTFRAAAREQLMEWGERNNVTVITQQGGDSAAVCFDAINSAKARGIDIVLADTAGRLPTQLHLMEEIRKVKRVIQKALPEAPQEVVLVLDANIGQNALNQVKVFDEALGLTGLILTKLDGTAKGGIIAAIAKQHPVPLRFIGVGEGLDDLRPFSARDYIDALFD; encoded by the coding sequence ATGTTCAGTTTTTTCAAAAAGAAATCCGATACCGACGTCAGCGAAGTCGAAGCCGCTCCGCGCGAACCTTCCGACACGCCGGCCATCCCTCAGCGCAGCTGGACCGAACGACTCAAGTCGGGCCTGGCCAAGACGCGTGACAAACTCGGCAAAAACCTCGCCTCGCTCTTCGGTGGCGGACAGATCGACGAAGCGCTCTACGAAGAACTCGAGACCGTGCTGCTCACGGCCGACATGGGGGTCGATGCCACCGAACACCTGCTGCGCGAGGTGCGCGCCCGTGTCTCCCTGCGCGGTCTGAAAGACAGCACTGAACTCAAACAGACACTGAAAGACGTGCTGTATGAGCTGATCGCGCCGCTGGAAGTACCGCTCGACACCAGCCAGGGCAAGCCGTTCGTCATCATGATGGCCGGGGTCAACGGCGCCGGCAAGACCACCTCCATCGGCAAACTGGCCAAGTACTTCCAGAATCAGAACAAATCCGTGTTGCTGGCTGCCGGCGACACCTTCCGTGCCGCGGCGCGCGAACAGCTGATGGAATGGGGCGAACGCAACAATGTGACCGTCATTACCCAGCAGGGTGGCGACTCCGCCGCCGTTTGCTTTGATGCCATCAACTCGGCCAAGGCCCGCGGCATCGATATCGTGCTGGCCGATACGGCCGGCCGCCTGCCGACTCAGCTGCACCTGATGGAAGAAATCCGCAAGGTCAAGCGCGTCATCCAGAAGGCGCTGCCCGAGGCACCGCAGGAGGTCGTTCTGGTGCTGGATGCCAACATCGGCCAGAACGCCCTCAATCAGGTCAAGGTGTTTGACGAGGCGCTGGGGCTGACCGGCCTGATCCTGACCAAGCTAGACGGTACGGCCAAGGGAGGCATCATCGCCGCCATCGCCAAGCAGCACCCGGTTCCACTGCGCTTCATCGGCGTCGGTGAAGGTCTGGACGATCTGCGCCCCTTCTCGGCCCGTGACTACATCGATGCACTGTTCGATTGA
- the rsmD gene encoding 16S rRNA (guanine(966)-N(2))-methyltransferase RsmD, translating to MNQQRNKVRIIGGEHRRRLLSFPDSAGLRPTPDRVRETVFNWLGQNLYGKKCLDLFSGSGAMGFEAASRGASSVVMVEKSKAVAASLQSNRQLLAAGNVDVQCTDALQYLRHSREVFDVVFVDPPYDSDLLQQVLPMLPGLLAPEAVVYLESRQWPALAGWTELRRGKAGTVCYGLIARDAAD from the coding sequence ATGAATCAGCAACGTAACAAAGTCAGAATCATCGGTGGCGAGCACCGGCGGCGCCTGTTGTCCTTCCCGGACTCCGCAGGCTTGCGACCGACACCGGACCGGGTGCGGGAAACCGTATTCAACTGGCTGGGGCAGAATCTGTACGGCAAGAAATGCCTGGATTTGTTTTCCGGCAGCGGTGCCATGGGGTTTGAGGCCGCGTCCCGCGGCGCAAGCAGTGTGGTGATGGTGGAGAAGAGCAAGGCCGTGGCTGCATCGCTGCAGTCCAACAGGCAGTTGCTGGCTGCGGGCAATGTCGATGTGCAGTGTACCGATGCACTGCAGTATCTGCGCCACAGTCGTGAAGTGTTTGATGTGGTGTTTGTCGATCCGCCGTACGATAGCGACTTGCTGCAGCAGGTGCTGCCCATGTTGCCGGGATTGCTGGCACCGGAAGCGGTCGTGTATCTGGAGAGCCGGCAATGGCCCGCTCTGGCAGGGTGGACGGAATTGCGTCGGGGGAAGGCGGGAACGGTCTGTTATGGATTGATTGCCCGCGACGCCGCCGACTGA
- a CDS encoding YfhL family 4Fe-4S dicluster ferredoxin, translating into MALMITDECINCDVCEPECPNHAISQGEEIYQIDPELCTQCVGHYDEPQCQQVCPVDCIPLDPSRVESEEELMQKYERISAKG; encoded by the coding sequence ATGGCTTTGATGATTACCGACGAATGCATCAATTGCGACGTCTGTGAACCCGAGTGCCCCAATCATGCGATTTCGCAGGGCGAAGAGATTTATCAGATCGACCCCGAGCTGTGCACCCAGTGCGTTGGTCATTACGACGAGCCGCAATGCCAGCAAGTCTGTCCGGTAGATTGCATTCCGCTGGATCCTTCGCGTGTCGAAAGCGAAGAAGAGCTGATGCAAAAGTATGAGCGGATCTCTGCCAAAGGCTGA
- the tuf gene encoding elongation factor Tu has product MAKGKFERTKPHVNVGTIGHVDHGKTTLTAAITTILSKKFGGEAKGYDQIDSAPEEKARGITINTAHVEYETETRHYAHVDCPGHADYVKNMITGAAQMDGAILVCSAADGPMPQTREHILLARQVGVPYIIVYLNKCDMVDDEELLELVEMEVRDLLSSYDFPGDDLPIIKGSALKALEGDQSEIGEPSIFRLADALDSYIPTPERAIDKPFLLPIEDVFSISGRGTVVTGRVERGIVKVGEEIEIVGIKATAKTTCTGVEMFRKLLDQGQAGDNVGVLLRGTKREEVERGQVLAKPGSITPHTDFTAEVYVLSKEEGGRHTPFFANYRPQFYFRTTDVTGAVSLAEGVEMVMPGDNVSITVALIAPIAMEEGLRFAIREGGRTVGAGVVAKIIK; this is encoded by the coding sequence ATGGCAAAAGGTAAGTTTGAGCGGACTAAACCGCACGTAAACGTCGGCACCATCGGTCACGTTGACCATGGTAAGACCACCCTGACTGCTGCCATCACCACCATTCTGTCGAAGAAGTTCGGTGGCGAAGCCAAGGGCTACGATCAAATTGATAGCGCGCCGGAAGAAAAGGCACGTGGTATTACCATTAACACCGCTCACGTTGAGTACGAAACCGAGACCCGCCACTACGCACACGTAGACTGCCCGGGCCACGCCGACTACGTGAAGAACATGATTACCGGTGCTGCCCAGATGGACGGCGCGATCCTGGTTTGCTCGGCCGCTGACGGTCCGATGCCGCAAACCCGCGAACACATCCTGCTGGCTCGCCAGGTGGGTGTACCGTACATCATCGTTTACCTGAACAAGTGCGACATGGTAGACGACGAAGAGCTGCTGGAACTGGTTGAAATGGAAGTGCGCGATCTGCTGTCTTCCTACGACTTCCCGGGCGATGATCTGCCGATCATCAAGGGTTCGGCCCTGAAGGCGCTGGAAGGCGACCAGTCCGAAATCGGCGAACCGTCGATCTTCCGTCTGGCTGATGCTCTGGACAGCTACATCCCGACCCCGGAACGTGCCATCGACAAGCCGTTCCTGCTGCCGATCGAAGACGTGTTCTCGATCTCCGGCCGTGGTACCGTTGTGACCGGTCGTGTTGAGCGCGGTATCGTCAAGGTCGGCGAAGAAATCGAAATCGTTGGTATCAAGGCTACCGCCAAGACCACCTGCACCGGCGTGGAAATGTTCCGCAAGCTGCTGGATCAGGGTCAGGCTGGTGACAACGTCGGCGTTCTGCTGCGTGGTACCAAGCGTGAAGAAGTTGAGCGTGGTCAGGTTCTGGCCAAGCCGGGTTCCATCACCCCGCACACCGACTTCACCGCTGAAGTTTACGTTCTGTCGAAGGAAGAAGGCGGCCGTCACACCCCGTTCTTCGCCAACTACCGCCCGCAGTTCTACTTCCGTACCACGGACGTGACCGGTGCTGTATCGCTGGCTGAAGGCGTGGAAATGGTTATGCCTGGCGACAACGTCAGCATCACCGTTGCGCTGATCGCTCCGATCGCCATGGAAGAAGGTCTGCGCTTCGCTATCCGCGAAGGTGGCCGCACCGTCGGCGCCGGCGTTGTAGCCAAGATCATCAAGTAA